The genomic stretch TGACAAAGCAATTCAAGGATTTCTCTGTTAAGGACCTGAACCTGCAAGTGAAGCGCGGGTTTGTGCATGGTTTTATCGGCGCTAATGGTGCTGGTAAGTCTACGACAATTAAAATGATGATGAATTTATTAAGGCCTGATTCTGGTGAAGTGAGAGTTTTTGGACTGGATTACAAAAAGCATGAAAAAGAAATCAAGGAACGCATAGGTTTTGTGTATGATAGTAACGTTTTTTATGAAGGTCTTAATCTAAAAGATATTAAACGCATTGTTGCACCAGCATATAAACATTGGGATAATGCTCTATTCTCTCACTATACGGATCAATTCGAATTACCGCTGAACAAATCAATAAAGAAATTCTCAAAGGGCATGCAAATGAAAGCTTCCTTGGCTATCGCGCTTTCCCACAATGCCGAGCTAATCATTATGGATGAACCTACTGCTGGGCTGGACCCTATTTTCAGACGAGAATTGCTTGGGTTATTACAAGAAGTAATGTTAGATGGCAACCGCACCATCTTTTTCTCCACTCATATCACCACAGATTTAGACCGCATCGCAGATTATATAGCTTTCCTACACAAAGGACAACTGATATTTAATAAGACGATTCACGAGGTAAGTGAAAATTATGCAATTGTGAAAGGAAAAACAGAGTTGCTGGATCGAGACACGAAAGAAGCTTTTGTTCATATTCATCAATCCTCCGCTGGATTCGAAGCATTAACAGATGATCCTGCCGGAGCGGAAAATACATTTGGAGATAACGCGGTTATTGAACGCGCTACGTTGGAAGACATTATGTACTATGTGAAAGGCGGTATACAGCATGTTTAATTTAATTAGACGAGATGTTATACTTCAAAAATGGGGCTTATTTGTCCTTATACCCTTTATATTATTCTTTATCATTATGAAGGCACATCCAATTATAATCTTTCTGATTGCCAGTATATATATTCCATTTAACACGTATGCTTATGATGAAAAAACGGAGACAAATATTTTATTAAATTCTTTACCGTACACACGGAATGAAATTATTGCATCGCGCTATCTAGGAGCAGTCATCTATATGGTTATTGCAACGGGAAT from Terribacillus sp. DMT04 encodes the following:
- a CDS encoding ABC transporter ATP-binding protein; translated protein: MDNVVELNNVTKQFKDFSVKDLNLQVKRGFVHGFIGANGAGKSTTIKMMMNLLRPDSGEVRVFGLDYKKHEKEIKERIGFVYDSNVFYEGLNLKDIKRIVAPAYKHWDNALFSHYTDQFELPLNKSIKKFSKGMQMKASLAIALSHNAELIIMDEPTAGLDPIFRRELLGLLQEVMLDGNRTIFFSTHITTDLDRIADYIAFLHKGQLIFNKTIHEVSENYAIVKGKTELLDRDTKEAFVHIHQSSAGFEALTDDPAGAENTFGDNAVIERATLEDIMYYVKGGIQHV